From the Kallotenue papyrolyticum genome, the window GGCGGCGCATTCAAACAGCGCCGCGGTTTTGCCGCCGATCTTGGCGTAATACTGGTCAAGCGCGGTGCGCAACGGCACGACCGTGGTCACCGGCGCCAGTTCGGCCTCGCAGATACGCTGCACGGCGCGCGCAAAGCTGCGGATAATGCGCGGATCGGCGGTTTCGGCGATCTGCCCCGACGCCAGCGCAAACAAGTAATCGCCGACCATGAGCGCGACGTTGCCACCCCACTTGCTGTGCACCGTGGGCCGTCCACGCCGCACCTCGGCGTCGTCGATCAGATCGTCGTGCACCAGACTGGCAGCGTGGACCATTTCGATGGCGGTGGCAACGTTCAGCGCGCGCTCCCGGTCGGGCTCGCGCAGCAACCGGGCGGCGAGCAGCGCCATTGCCGCGCGTACGCGCTTTCCACCAGCCTGCATCAGGTAGCGGCTGGCCAGATTCAACAGTGCCGACCGTGATTCGAATTTGTCCAGAATAGCCCGATCAACCTGACGCAGTTCGTGTGCGAGGAGATCCAGGGCCGCGCTGACGGTTTGCATAGGCGCCTCAGCCACCGTTTGTGAAATGATCCACGGACCCTCTAAAGAGTACCTATTCTTGCCATAAAAGTCAATCAGGCCGCGGCCCTAGCATCTCCTACCGAGCGCAGCGCCGATCGCGCGGCCATGGTTGACGCACGACGCAGAGCATGTTATAGTATGCGGGCAAAGGTCCCCCTGCCACGTGGACTGGCCGGCGGGATCTTCTGTTGTATCGAGTTGGCACGGTTCAGGAGAACAGCCATAAGGAATCAGAAAGCACGCATCAATCGGCGCATTCGTGTTCCGCAGGTCCGCCTGATCGACGAGGAGGGCCGTCAGATCGGGGTGATCAGCACCAGCGAAGCCCTGATGATGGCCGAAGAGCGCGGGCTGGATCTGGTGGAGGTTGCGCCCAACGCCGATCCGCCGGTCTGCCGTTTGATGGACTACGGCAAGTTCCTGTACGAGCAGAACAAAAAGGCGCGCGAGGCTCGCA encodes:
- a CDS encoding polyprenyl synthetase family protein yields the protein MQTVSAALDLLAHELRQVDRAILDKFESRSALLNLASRYLMQAGGKRVRAAMALLAARLLREPDRERALNVATAIEMVHAASLVHDDLIDDAEVRRGRPTVHSKWGGNVALMVGDYLFALASGQIAETADPRIIRSFARAVQRICEAELAPVTTVVPLRTALDQYYAKIGGKTAALFECAAEGGMIVGGGNEQQIAALRQYGYEVGLAFQIVDDVLDFTGDERVLGKPAGHDLGEGTITLPVIYAVDMGADAVVREAAEAISPSPELVAAAVAEVRRVCATKRAQTEAEALARSAIERLTSFPDSPAKDGLIELAEFIVRRRT